The following proteins come from a genomic window of Nostoc sp. TCL26-01:
- the hemB gene encoding porphobilinogen synthase, producing the protein MFPTHRPRRLRTHPQLRRMVRETVLTTNDLIYPLFAVPGEGIAHEVKSMPGVYQLSVDKIVEEAKQVYDLGIPSIILFGIPADKDTDATGAWHDCGIVQQAATAVKAAVPDLIVIADTCLCEYTSHGHCGYLQVGDLTGRVLNDPTLELLKQTAVSQAKAGADIIAPSGMMDGFVQAIRAGLDEAGFQDTPILSYAAKYASAYYGPFRDAADSTPQFGDRRTYQMDPGNSREAIKEIELDIAEGADMLMVKPALAYMDIIWRVKEASNLPVAAYNVSGEYSMVKAAALNGWIDEERVVMETLTGFKRAGADLILTYHAKDAARWLQ; encoded by the coding sequence ATGTTTCCAACACACCGCCCTCGCCGTTTGCGTACTCATCCTCAATTGCGCCGGATGGTACGTGAAACCGTATTGACTACCAATGATTTGATTTACCCGTTGTTTGCTGTACCAGGAGAAGGAATCGCCCATGAGGTTAAATCTATGCCTGGAGTCTACCAATTGTCGGTAGATAAGATTGTGGAAGAGGCAAAACAAGTTTATGACTTAGGCATTCCCTCAATTATTTTGTTTGGTATCCCAGCAGATAAAGATACAGACGCTACTGGGGCTTGGCATGATTGCGGCATTGTCCAGCAAGCAGCAACGGCGGTAAAAGCAGCTGTACCAGATTTGATTGTCATTGCTGATACTTGTTTGTGTGAGTATACCAGCCACGGCCACTGTGGTTATTTGCAAGTAGGAGATTTGACAGGACGAGTTCTTAATGATCCGACTTTGGAGTTGTTGAAGCAAACAGCAGTTTCTCAAGCTAAGGCTGGTGCGGATATCATTGCTCCTTCGGGGATGATGGATGGCTTTGTCCAAGCAATTCGCGCTGGTTTGGATGAAGCGGGATTCCAAGACACACCGATTTTATCCTATGCTGCTAAGTATGCTTCGGCTTACTATGGGCCGTTCAGAGATGCGGCAGATTCGACACCGCAATTTGGGGACAGAAGAACTTACCAAATGGACCCAGGTAACTCCCGCGAAGCCATTAAGGAAATTGAATTGGATATTGCGGAAGGGGCTGATATGCTGATGGTGAAGCCTGCCTTGGCTTACATGGATATCATCTGGCGGGTGAAGGAAGCCAGTAATTTACCTGTGGCTGCTTACAACGTCTCTGGTGAGTATTCTATGGTGAAAGCGGCGGCACTGAATGGTTGGATTGATGAGGAGCGTGTTGTGATGGAAACTTTAACAGGGTTTAAACGCGCTGGTGCAGATTTGATTTTAACCTACCACGCCAAAGATGCAGCACGTTGGTTGCAGTAA
- a CDS encoding ATP-binding sensor histidine kinase, protein MITASHNLIIPGYQINEQLYAGSRTLVYRAIREQDTLPVVIKLLTSEYPSFNELLQFRNQYTISKNLNIPGIIHPLALETYANGYILVMADTGEISLREYIKTNILSLGEILAIVIQLSNIFQDLHHNCVIHKDVKPANILIHPQTKKVQLIDFSIASLLPKETQEIKSPNVLEGTLAYISPEQTGRMNRGIDYRSDFYSLGVTLFELLTRELPFISDDPMELVHCHIAKMPTVLGNREEIPQVLSDIVMKLMAKNAEDRYQGAWGLKYDLENCLAQLSNTGNITYFTIAQRDVCDRFFIPEKLYGREAQVQMLLDAFERVSNSQPEMLLVAGFSGIGKTAVINEVHKPITRQHGYFIKGKFDQFNRNIPLSAFVQALGDLMGQLLSESDTQLAKWRDRILEALGDSGQVLIEVIPELELVIGKQPPAPNLEGTAVQNRFNLLFQKFIEVLTTAEHPLVMFLDDLQWADSASLQLIKLLMGYKGNLLLLGAYRDNEVSPVHPLILAVEELQQAGKSVKTITLASLKLADTNQLIADTLHCTQERSLPLAQFIERKTQGNPFFITQFLKALHENGQITFNRHQGCWECDIAQINALSLTDDVVEFMAQQLQKLPSATQNVLKLAACIGNQFDLATLAIVSEQSQTNVAIALWKALQDELILPTSQVYKFFQTEDVEKLDSQKIINHQSINLTYRFLHDRVQQAAYYLIPEPQKQATHFQMGQLLLNNTPEKELESRIFDIVNQLNMGIDLIDKPSAKVQLSQLNLMAGRKAKVATAYTAAISYLNTALKLLPTDSWQSHYNLTLKLYELLAESEYLNTNFETAKYLIQETLVKAQDSLDKIKVYEIQIQSYTAQNKLLEAINIGREALGLLGVDFAQECDFAMMIAEHQKLRLVLGDRPIATLVNLPQLGNPHQSAALRILVGLFASVYLAKPELLPLKIFTMVKICIEHGNSPQAAIAYSLYGLFLCATGEIERGYQFGQLATIILDRFQAKELTSKVNLTFALFIKHWQNSIRSTLPVFLAGLSSGLEHGDLEYVGYCANCYCQFLFWTGENLEFAESEANKYCLLIEEIKQEVSLIWANTWRQTVINLRGHAENPMLLIGSSFNEIETLPSLIQSHNVNGICYVYLAKLLLSYLFGDHQNAAEYADKFEAYEQGAAGLLIIPLKNFYQSLNLLALCAYPTEKTLILAKIAANQKSMETWARHAPMNYLHKYQLVQAETYRVLGQNYEAGDWYDRAITGAKENGYFQEETLSHELAAKFYLAWGKEKIAAGYMQEAYYGYARWGAKAKTDDLEHRYPDLLRPILQQAKITLNSLETLASIATPNVSIHASTKNSCSSTSSINTALDFAAILKASQGLSSAIQLDELLYQLTQIILQNSGGDRCVLILPNSDGKWHLKAIATLEKTELCSEPLESSTNVPIKLIQYVKNTQEVVVIDHLKTDLPIIDDYLVQRQPKSLLCLPILNQGNLIGILYLKNRSTSGVFTSDRILILNFLCTQAAISLENARLYRQAGQALQDLQQAQLQIIQSEKMLALGNLVAGVAHEMNNPLGFISATLQQAQPTVNDIIEHLQLYQLGLPNPGQEILEHQEEIDLNYILEDLPKMINSMSMACDRLKNISTSLRTFSRADQDYKVPFNIHEGIDSTILILKHRLKANEQRPAIEVMTEYADLPQIDCFPGQLNQVFMNILANAIDALEESNYQRSFDEVRANPNHIFIKTLIINNKIQIVIADNGVGMSEQVKQKIFDHLFTTKAVGKGTGLGLAIAYQIVVEKHNGTLVVNSTPGKGTEFMITLPIMT, encoded by the coding sequence ATGATTACTGCGAGCCACAATCTAATTATTCCCGGATATCAAATCAATGAACAATTATATGCAGGCTCTAGAACCTTAGTTTACCGAGCCATCCGAGAGCAAGATACACTCCCTGTAGTCATCAAACTGCTTACTTCTGAGTATCCCAGCTTCAATGAGTTACTACAATTTCGCAATCAATATACCATTAGCAAAAATCTCAATATTCCTGGTATTATTCATCCATTAGCATTAGAAACATATGCTAATGGTTATATTTTGGTAATGGCAGATACGGGAGAAATTTCTTTAAGAGAATATATCAAGACTAATATTTTATCTCTGGGAGAAATTTTGGCGATCGTTATACAATTAAGTAATATTTTCCAAGACTTACATCACAATTGTGTGATCCACAAAGACGTTAAGCCAGCAAACATTCTGATTCATCCCCAAACCAAGAAAGTTCAACTAATTGATTTTAGTATTGCTTCTTTACTTCCCAAAGAAACCCAAGAGATCAAAAGTCCCAATGTCTTAGAAGGAACCCTAGCTTATATTTCTCCTGAACAAACTGGCAGAATGAACCGGGGGATAGATTACCGCAGCGATTTTTATTCTCTGGGTGTGACATTATTTGAGTTATTGACGAGAGAATTACCATTTATCTCTGATGATCCGATGGAGTTGGTGCATTGTCATATTGCGAAAATGCCGACTGTCTTAGGTAACAGGGAAGAAATTCCCCAGGTACTTTCAGATATCGTGATGAAGTTGATGGCAAAGAATGCCGAGGATAGATATCAGGGTGCTTGGGGATTAAAATATGATTTAGAAAATTGTTTGGCTCAATTAAGCAATACTGGCAATATTACATATTTTACGATCGCTCAAAGAGATGTGTGCGATCGCTTTTTTATCCCAGAAAAACTTTACGGGCGAGAAGCCCAAGTGCAGATGCTACTTGATGCTTTTGAGAGAGTGTCAAATAGTCAACCTGAGATGCTGTTGGTAGCAGGATTTTCAGGTATTGGCAAAACTGCCGTTATCAATGAAGTTCATAAACCGATTACCCGTCAGCATGGGTATTTCATCAAAGGTAAATTTGACCAATTTAATCGTAATATCCCTCTTTCTGCCTTTGTGCAAGCCTTGGGCGATTTAATGGGGCAATTGTTATCGGAATCTGACACGCAACTAGCCAAGTGGCGAGATAGAATTCTGGAAGCATTGGGAGATAGTGGACAAGTTTTGATTGAGGTGATTCCTGAATTGGAACTAGTGATTGGCAAACAACCCCCTGCACCCAATCTTGAGGGAACAGCCGTACAGAATCGCTTTAATCTATTGTTCCAAAAGTTTATTGAAGTCTTGACAACCGCCGAACATCCACTGGTGATGTTTCTGGATGACTTGCAGTGGGCAGATTCAGCTTCTTTACAGTTGATTAAATTGCTGATGGGGTATAAAGGGAATTTACTGTTATTGGGTGCTTATCGGGATAATGAAGTTTCACCCGTACACCCGTTGATTTTGGCGGTGGAGGAATTACAGCAAGCAGGTAAGAGTGTGAAAACAATTACCCTGGCTTCCCTTAAATTGGCCGACACAAATCAATTGATAGCTGATACCTTACATTGTACCCAAGAGCGATCGCTTCCTCTGGCACAATTCATTGAGCGCAAAACCCAAGGTAATCCCTTTTTTATTACCCAGTTTCTTAAAGCGTTACACGAAAACGGACAGATTACCTTTAATCGTCATCAAGGATGTTGGGAATGCGATATTGCTCAAATTAATGCCTTGTCCCTTACCGATGATGTGGTAGAGTTCATGGCGCAGCAGTTGCAGAAATTGCCCTCCGCAACGCAAAATGTACTCAAGTTAGCAGCCTGTATAGGTAATCAGTTTGATTTAGCAACTTTGGCGATTGTTTCTGAACAATCTCAAACCAATGTCGCTATAGCGTTATGGAAAGCGCTGCAAGATGAATTGATTTTGCCAACTAGCCAAGTTTATAAGTTCTTTCAGACAGAAGATGTAGAAAAATTAGACTCCCAGAAAATCATTAATCATCAGTCTATCAATCTAACTTATCGCTTTCTCCATGATCGTGTCCAACAAGCAGCCTATTACCTCATTCCTGAACCCCAAAAACAAGCAACTCACTTTCAGATGGGACAATTACTCTTAAATAATACACCAGAAAAAGAGCTAGAAAGTCGCATCTTTGATATTGTCAATCAGTTAAATATGGGAATTGATTTGATTGACAAACCCTCTGCAAAAGTGCAACTATCTCAGTTAAACTTAATGGCTGGACGTAAGGCAAAAGTTGCCACAGCGTATACTGCTGCTATTAGTTATTTAAACACAGCTTTAAAACTATTACCTACTGATAGCTGGCAATCTCATTACAATTTAACTCTAAAATTATATGAATTGTTAGCAGAATCAGAATATTTAAACACTAATTTTGAAACTGCAAAATATTTAATTCAAGAAACACTTGTAAAAGCTCAAGATTCATTAGATAAAATCAAAGTTTATGAAATTCAAATTCAATCATATACAGCCCAAAATAAATTACTAGAAGCCATCAATATAGGTAGAGAAGCTTTGGGATTACTGGGTGTAGATTTCGCTCAAGAATGTGATTTTGCGATGATGATAGCTGAACACCAAAAACTGAGACTTGTGTTAGGCGATCGCCCGATTGCCACACTAGTCAATTTACCTCAGTTGGGCAATCCTCACCAATCCGCAGCCTTGCGAATCCTTGTTGGTTTGTTCGCATCTGTATATTTAGCCAAACCTGAGTTATTACCTTTAAAGATATTCACAATGGTGAAAATCTGCATTGAACATGGTAACTCACCCCAAGCAGCGATCGCCTATAGTCTTTATGGATTATTCTTATGTGCCACTGGCGAAATCGAACGAGGATATCAATTTGGTCAACTAGCAACTATTATTTTAGATCGGTTTCAGGCAAAAGAACTAACTAGCAAAGTTAATCTGACATTTGCCTTATTTATTAAACATTGGCAAAATTCCATTCGTTCTACTCTACCTGTATTTTTGGCAGGTCTTAGCAGTGGGCTAGAACATGGTGACTTAGAATATGTAGGATATTGTGCTAATTGCTATTGCCAGTTTTTATTCTGGACTGGAGAAAACCTAGAATTTGCTGAATCTGAAGCTAATAAATATTGTCTGCTCATAGAAGAAATCAAGCAAGAAGTTTCTTTAATCTGGGCAAATACATGGCGGCAAACTGTAATTAATTTGCGTGGTCATGCCGAAAATCCTATGCTGCTGATTGGCTCATCATTTAATGAAATAGAAACTCTCCCATCTTTAATTCAAAGTCATAATGTCAATGGAATTTGCTATGTTTATCTCGCCAAATTATTACTATCTTATTTATTTGGAGATCATCAAAATGCGGCAGAATATGCTGATAAATTTGAGGCATACGAACAGGGTGCTGCTGGTTTATTGATTATTCCCTTAAAGAATTTCTATCAATCCTTAAATCTGCTGGCATTATGTGCCTATCCAACAGAGAAAACACTGATATTAGCTAAGATTGCGGCAAATCAAAAATCGATGGAGACATGGGCGCGTCACGCTCCCATGAACTATTTACACAAGTATCAACTTGTACAGGCTGAAACCTATCGGGTTTTAGGCCAGAATTATGAAGCAGGAGATTGGTATGATCGCGCTATTACCGGAGCGAAAGAAAACGGCTATTTCCAAGAAGAAACCCTCAGCCATGAACTAGCAGCTAAGTTTTACCTAGCTTGGGGGAAAGAAAAAATTGCCGCAGGTTATATGCAGGAGGCTTACTATGGCTACGCTCGTTGGGGAGCCAAAGCCAAAACAGACGATTTAGAACATCGCTACCCCGACTTACTGCGCCCCATTCTTCAGCAAGCAAAGATCACCCTCAACTCACTAGAAACCCTAGCCTCAATCGCCACCCCTAATGTTTCGATTCACGCCTCAACAAAAAACAGTTGTTCTTCTACTTCTAGCATCAATACTGCCTTAGATTTTGCTGCCATTCTCAAAGCCTCTCAAGGCCTCTCCAGTGCGATTCAACTAGATGAATTATTGTATCAACTGACTCAGATAATTTTGCAAAACTCAGGAGGCGATCGCTGCGTTTTAATTTTGCCCAATAGCGATGGTAAATGGCATTTAAAAGCCATTGCTACCCTAGAAAAAACAGAACTTTGTTCCGAACCCTTAGAGAGTAGCACCAACGTACCTATCAAGTTGATCCAATACGTCAAAAATACTCAAGAAGTAGTCGTGATTGATCATCTCAAAACTGATTTACCTATCATCGATGACTATTTAGTCCAAAGACAACCCAAGAGTTTGCTCTGCTTGCCCATTTTGAATCAAGGAAACTTAATTGGCATTTTGTATTTAAAGAATCGCTCAACCAGTGGTGTGTTTACCAGTGATCGCATTCTCATTCTCAATTTCCTTTGTACCCAAGCTGCTATTTCTTTAGAAAATGCCCGACTTTATCGACAAGCTGGGCAAGCATTACAAGATTTACAACAAGCACAATTACAAATAATCCAAAGTGAAAAAATGTTGGCATTGGGTAACTTAGTTGCTGGTGTAGCCCATGAAATGAATAATCCCTTGGGCTTTATTTCTGCCACACTCCAACAAGCTCAACCGACAGTTAACGATATTATTGAACATTTGCAACTATATCAATTAGGTCTACCAAATCCAGGACAAGAAATTCTTGAGCATCAGGAAGAAATCGACTTAAATTATATTTTAGAAGATTTGCCCAAGATGATTAACTCAATGTCAATGGCTTGCGATCGCCTGAAAAATATCAGTACCAGTCTCCGCACTTTTTCTCGTGCTGATCAAGATTACAAAGTACCATTTAATATTCACGAAGGTATTGACAGTACTATTCTAATTTTGAAACATCGTCTCAAAGCCAATGAACAGCGCCCAGCCATTGAAGTGATGACTGAATACGCTGATCTACCTCAGATTGATTGTTTTCCTGGGCAGTTAAATCAGGTATTTATGAATATTTTAGCAAATGCCATTGACGCATTAGAAGAATCGAATTACCAACGCAGTTTTGACGAAGTGAGGGCTAATCCCAATCATATTTTCATCAAAACGTTAATCATCAATAACAAAATTCAAATCGTTATTGCTGATAATGGTGTTGGCATGAGTGAACAAGTTAAACAAAAAATATTTGACCACTTATTTACTACTAAAGCCGTAGGCAAAGGTACAGGATTAGGACTGGCGATCGCTTATCAAATCGTCGTAGAAAAACATAACGGAACCCTCGTTGTGAACTCTACACCAGGCAAAGGAACTGAATTTATGATCACTTTACCAATTATGACTTAA
- a CDS encoding phosphate-starvation-inducible PsiE family protein: MENQMQKRSKSRFLFCDRWLDRHSIVRNMEAFQDLLVVVLCLSLFAVMLIQLWGIFIAITQALDYKHITAKILFILILVELFRLLMVYLQEHSIAVGVAVEVAIVSVLREVVVHGALEISAMQTAAICGLLFILGALLIVCAKTPHMDCMSANTKLCPISYQGSKQRQTNLELQYSRHHDENQLLG, translated from the coding sequence ATGGAAAACCAAATGCAAAAACGCAGCAAAAGCCGATTTTTATTTTGCGATCGCTGGCTTGATCGCCACTCAATTGTCCGCAATATGGAAGCCTTTCAAGACTTGTTAGTAGTAGTTTTATGCCTATCTTTGTTTGCCGTGATGTTAATTCAATTGTGGGGCATATTCATCGCCATCACACAAGCACTAGATTATAAACACATCACCGCCAAAATACTCTTTATCCTAATTCTGGTAGAATTATTTAGACTCTTAATGGTCTATTTACAAGAACATAGCATTGCTGTCGGTGTAGCTGTAGAAGTAGCCATTGTATCTGTTTTGCGGGAAGTAGTTGTTCATGGCGCACTCGAAATTTCTGCCATGCAAACAGCCGCCATTTGTGGCTTATTATTTATTTTGGGCGCTTTATTGATCGTCTGTGCCAAAACACCACACATGGATTGCATGAGTGCCAATACAAAACTTTGCCCCATTTCCTATCAAGGAAGCAAGCAAAGGCAAACAAATTTAGAGTTGCAGTACTCACGTCACCATGATGAAAATCAACTTTTAGGGTGA
- a CDS encoding Rieske (2Fe-2S) protein — MEPILPGAPWLIAHRSMLGINKPYKVTLNEHDYVLWQNQQGEVFALDNICPHMQAPLSDGWICQHTDAIACPFHALEFDGQGRLHNGDKVGGQPLLAPLEIVIKDDCIWTYGGYTPKTPIPDLISKVSAGMSFLGVAGEKSIHGTFLDSISINYDYNHQNGTHRELFGIKANRIPVFEHDGYWAKVVQELDRDDSTWNDILQNPVILTAPKTYTGILEYAFPSLTTFRADFPIGEVLQVHALYPETATQTKTFVLVYSQPKHPILKPLLGRFVLSAVATVIEQDTRAIETSYPHQPAKIRLPNEEIMFLAQKLYREW; from the coding sequence ATGGAACCAATTCTGCCGGGCGCACCTTGGTTAATTGCTCATCGTTCCATGTTGGGCATTAACAAACCTTACAAAGTCACACTCAATGAACATGACTATGTACTCTGGCAAAATCAACAAGGTGAAGTGTTTGCCCTTGATAACATTTGTCCTCATATGCAAGCACCGTTATCAGATGGTTGGATTTGTCAACACACAGATGCGATCGCTTGTCCTTTCCATGCGCTAGAGTTTGATGGGCAGGGAAGACTGCACAATGGCGACAAGGTGGGTGGTCAACCTCTACTCGCACCTCTGGAAATCGTCATTAAAGACGATTGTATTTGGACATACGGCGGTTATACTCCCAAAACTCCGATTCCGGATCTAATCTCCAAAGTCAGTGCAGGTATGAGCTTTTTAGGAGTTGCTGGAGAAAAAAGTATTCATGGTACTTTTTTGGATAGTATATCAATCAATTATGACTACAACCATCAAAATGGCACACACCGCGAGTTATTTGGCATCAAAGCCAATCGCATCCCTGTATTTGAGCATGATGGATATTGGGCAAAAGTTGTGCAAGAACTAGATCGTGACGACAGTACCTGGAATGATATCCTCCAAAACCCGGTTATCCTCACTGCACCCAAGACTTACACCGGAATATTAGAATATGCTTTTCCCTCACTAACAACTTTTCGTGCAGATTTTCCTATTGGAGAAGTTTTGCAAGTTCATGCGTTGTATCCAGAAACTGCAACCCAAACTAAAACCTTTGTTCTCGTCTACAGTCAACCTAAACACCCCATTTTGAAACCACTACTGGGGCGCTTTGTGTTAAGTGCAGTGGCAACAGTAATAGAGCAAGATACACGCGCCATTGAAACTTCTTATCCTCACCAGCCAGCCAAAATTCGCTTACCCAATGAAGAAATTATGTTTCTTGCCCAAAAGCTATATCGTGAATGGTGA
- a CDS encoding Rid family hydrolase, protein MTRHITSAVNSLVTKFSRRNALLWLGGSGLGTAFVVGTQKEVKAQPKKEVQLINPPMLYDATRNGYSHIAVTPPRTRTVYISGQFGSDLQGNLVSNEFEPQLVKAFQNLRFALDAVGAKPSDVAKTTILIVDYNQDKLIPLGREIVSLWGFKPPANTLIPVPRLALDGMLFEIDAYAVIPDQP, encoded by the coding sequence ATGACACGACATATTACCAGTGCGGTAAATTCATTAGTGACAAAATTTTCACGACGAAATGCACTGTTGTGGCTTGGGGGTAGTGGGCTAGGTACTGCCTTTGTAGTGGGAACACAAAAGGAAGTGAAGGCTCAACCGAAAAAAGAGGTGCAATTAATCAACCCACCAATGTTATATGATGCAACTCGCAATGGTTATAGTCATATAGCTGTGACACCACCAAGAACGAGAACCGTCTATATTTCTGGTCAATTTGGTTCAGATTTACAGGGAAATCTTGTCTCGAATGAGTTTGAGCCACAGTTAGTTAAGGCTTTTCAGAACCTACGTTTTGCCTTAGACGCGGTGGGTGCGAAACCTAGTGATGTAGCAAAAACTACAATTCTTATTGTAGATTATAATCAAGATAAATTGATTCCACTAGGACGTGAAATCGTTAGTTTATGGGGATTTAAACCACCAGCAAACACACTCATTCCTGTGCCTAGACTGGCGCTTGACGGGATGTTGTTTGAGATTGATGCTTATGCAGTAATTCCCGATCAACCTTAA
- the prfC gene encoding peptide chain release factor 3, with protein sequence MSTEIQTELHKAVELRRNFAIISHPDAGKTTLTEKLLLYGGAIHEAGAVKARRAQRKATSDWMAMEQQRGISITSTVLQFEYENCQINLLDTPGHQDFSEDTYRTLAAADNAVMLIDVAKGLEPQTRKLFEVCKLRGLPIFTFVNKLDRPGREPLELLDEIEQELGLQTYAVNWPIGMGDRFKGVFDRNQQQIHLFERSAHGSKEARDTTVDLGDPQIEELLEQELYYQLKNDLELLEGAGAELDLELVHQGKMTPVFFGSAMTNFGVELFLKYFLDYALKPGVHNSTVGEVPPTYPEFSGFVFKLQANMDPKHRDRVAFIRVCTGKFEKDMTVNHARTGKVVRLSRPQKLFAQERESIDVAYPGDVIGLNNPGVFAIGDTIYTGQKLEYEGIPYFSPELFATLRNPNPSKFKQFQKGISELREEGAVQIMYSTDEAKRDPIMAAVGQLQFEVVQFRLQNEYGVETILELLPYSVARWVEGGWEALNKVGRIFNTTTVKDSMNRPVLLFRNEWNCQQLQGDHPELKLSAIAPVFSSQPVE encoded by the coding sequence ATGTCAACCGAAATACAGACGGAACTCCACAAAGCTGTTGAGCTTCGCCGCAATTTTGCTATTATTTCTCACCCTGATGCTGGGAAAACTACGCTGACAGAAAAGTTACTCTTGTACGGAGGTGCGATTCACGAAGCTGGTGCGGTGAAAGCTCGGAGAGCGCAACGTAAGGCAACTTCAGATTGGATGGCAATGGAACAGCAACGGGGTATTTCCATTACATCTACAGTATTACAGTTTGAATACGAAAATTGCCAGATTAATTTACTCGACACACCAGGACACCAAGATTTTAGTGAAGATACTTATCGGACTCTCGCTGCCGCCGATAATGCGGTCATGCTGATAGATGTGGCTAAAGGCTTGGAACCCCAAACACGTAAGTTATTTGAAGTATGTAAATTACGGGGTTTACCAATTTTTACATTTGTTAACAAACTCGACCGTCCGGGAAGAGAGCCATTAGAGCTGCTAGATGAAATTGAGCAAGAATTGGGGTTGCAAACCTACGCTGTTAACTGGCCGATTGGTATGGGCGATCGCTTCAAGGGTGTATTTGACAGAAACCAACAACAAATCCACCTGTTTGAACGTAGCGCCCACGGGAGTAAAGAAGCCCGTGACACGACTGTAGACTTGGGTGATCCGCAAATTGAAGAACTCCTAGAACAAGAACTGTATTATCAACTCAAAAACGATTTAGAACTCCTAGAAGGTGCAGGGGCGGAACTAGATTTAGAGTTAGTACATCAGGGAAAAATGACTCCGGTTTTCTTTGGTAGCGCTATGACGAACTTTGGAGTTGAGTTATTTCTCAAGTACTTCCTAGACTATGCACTCAAACCAGGTGTCCACAATAGTACAGTTGGTGAAGTACCGCCAACATATCCAGAGTTTTCCGGGTTCGTTTTCAAACTCCAAGCCAACATGGACCCAAAACATCGAGATCGAGTGGCTTTTATCCGGGTCTGCACTGGTAAGTTTGAAAAAGATATGACAGTTAATCATGCTCGAACTGGCAAAGTTGTGCGGCTATCGCGTCCCCAAAAACTCTTTGCTCAAGAACGAGAATCGATTGATGTAGCGTATCCAGGTGATGTGATCGGTTTGAATAATCCAGGTGTTTTTGCGATCGGCGATACAATTTACACGGGGCAGAAGCTGGAATATGAAGGAATTCCGTATTTTTCACCAGAACTGTTTGCAACTCTCCGCAATCCCAACCCCTCGAAATTTAAGCAATTTCAGAAAGGCATTTCGGAATTGCGCGAGGAGGGTGCAGTGCAAATTATGTATTCAACTGATGAAGCCAAGCGCGACCCCATTATGGCAGCTGTGGGTCAGTTGCAATTCGAGGTGGTGCAATTTCGCCTACAAAACGAGTATGGTGTAGAGACTATTCTGGAACTACTACCCTACAGCGTTGCTCGTTGGGTAGAAGGTGGTTGGGAAGCTTTGAATAAGGTGGGACGTATATTCAACACCACCACCGTCAAAGACAGCATGAACCGCCCAGTTTTATTGTTCCGTAATGAATGGAACTGTCAACAGTTACAGGGAGATCATCCAGAACTAAAATTAAGCGCGATCGCTCCAGTTTTTTCCAGTCAACCAGTTGAATAA
- a CDS encoding TetR/AcrR family transcriptional regulator, producing MTKPELNSMRRQPQQKRSQQRVEKILQAAAEVFVEVGYEAATTHVIAAKAETAVGSLYQFFPDKLAIFHALEARHMEQVTAIHAKLMQSADEQKSLSKFIEHVVNTYAEYFADPIPRVVYIQYFVAPDLFKLFNETFNEWLIQQFAGLFRRWNPDLAVDKSQLLAETVHLCYNALLLNALRKDQHQRQAYYGEIKDLLVAYLTPYALQHTQQVMKVMICPHCHSSRLSKNGHRHGKQRYLCKDCGKQFLEKPM from the coding sequence GTGACCAAACCAGAACTTAACTCCATGCGCCGTCAACCCCAACAAAAACGTAGTCAACAACGAGTAGAGAAAATTCTCCAAGCAGCAGCAGAGGTTTTTGTTGAAGTAGGATATGAAGCTGCAACTACCCACGTGATAGCTGCAAAAGCTGAAACGGCGGTTGGTTCCCTATATCAGTTTTTCCCTGATAAACTGGCAATTTTTCATGCTCTGGAAGCTCGTCATATGGAACAGGTGACAGCTATTCATGCCAAGTTGATGCAGTCAGCAGATGAGCAAAAGTCATTATCAAAGTTTATTGAACACGTGGTAAATACCTATGCTGAATATTTTGCAGATCCCATACCGCGTGTTGTGTATATTCAGTATTTCGTTGCACCAGACTTGTTTAAGCTATTTAACGAAACCTTTAATGAGTGGTTAATACAACAATTTGCTGGCTTATTCCGCAGGTGGAATCCAGACTTAGCTGTGGACAAAAGCCAACTGTTAGCAGAAACAGTTCATTTATGTTACAACGCTTTACTACTCAATGCTTTACGTAAGGATCAGCATCAAAGACAAGCTTATTATGGGGAAATCAAAGATTTATTAGTAGCATATTTGACACCTTACGCACTACAACACACACAGCAAGTAATGAAAGTAATGATATGTCCACACTGTCATTCATCTCGTTTATCTAAAAATGGGCATCGTCACGGGAAACAGCGCTATCTCTGTAAAGACTGTGGTAAACAATTCTTAGAAAAACCCATGTAG